One region of Hymenobacter sediminicola genomic DNA includes:
- the mnmG gene encoding tRNA uridine-5-carboxymethylaminomethyl(34) synthesis enzyme MnmG has product MFQQEEYDVIVVGAGHAGCEAAAAAANMGSKVLLVTMNMNTIAQMSCNPAMGGVAKGQIVREVDALGGQSGLITDKTMIQFRMLNRSKGPAMWSPRAQSDRMRFAEEWRMTLEQTPNVDFWQEAVTGLVVEDGVCVGVKTQLGIEFRGKSVVLTNGTFLNGLIHIGEKQFGGGRAAEKGSTGITEQLIELGFEAGRMKTGTPPRVDGRSLDYSKMEEQAGDAEPSKFSYLDTPALRNQRPCYITYTNSEVHEILKEGFEKSPMFQGRIKGLGPRYCPSVEDKINRFADKDRHQIFVEPEGWSTVEVYVNGFSSSLPEDVQYRALRKIAGFENAKMFRPGYAIEYDFFPPTQLQLTLETKLIQNLYFAGQINGTTGYEEAACQGLMAGINAHNKVHGKAPFVLKRSEAYIGVLIDDLVNKGTDEPYRMFTSRAEHRLLLRQDNADLRLTPLGYELGLASEERMQLVREKEQQTKEVAKLLKNFGIEAQDINGWLTEIGSAVISEKTRAVNLLRRPGIELPALARVLPELTLALAPYRPDALEQAEILVKYEAYLEKEHQQAARVQELENFVIQGRLDYTAMPALSHEAREKLLKIQPETLGQASRISGVSPADVSVLMVYLGR; this is encoded by the coding sequence ATGTTTCAGCAAGAAGAATACGATGTCATTGTAGTAGGAGCCGGGCATGCCGGCTGCGAGGCCGCCGCCGCGGCTGCCAACATGGGCTCCAAGGTCCTGCTGGTGACGATGAACATGAACACCATCGCGCAGATGTCGTGCAACCCGGCCATGGGCGGGGTGGCGAAGGGCCAGATTGTGCGCGAGGTGGACGCGCTGGGCGGCCAGTCGGGCCTTATCACCGACAAAACCATGATTCAGTTCCGCATGCTGAACCGCTCCAAAGGCCCCGCCATGTGGAGCCCCCGGGCGCAGTCGGACCGGATGCGTTTTGCCGAGGAGTGGCGCATGACGTTGGAGCAGACGCCCAACGTGGATTTCTGGCAGGAAGCCGTCACGGGCCTCGTGGTGGAAGACGGCGTGTGCGTGGGCGTGAAAACGCAGCTCGGCATTGAGTTCCGGGGCAAATCGGTGGTGCTCACCAACGGTACGTTTCTGAACGGCCTCATCCACATCGGGGAGAAGCAGTTTGGCGGCGGCCGGGCGGCCGAGAAAGGCAGCACCGGCATCACGGAGCAGCTGATTGAATTGGGCTTCGAGGCCGGCCGCATGAAAACCGGCACCCCGCCCCGCGTGGACGGCCGCAGCCTCGACTACAGCAAAATGGAGGAGCAGGCCGGCGACGCTGAACCCAGCAAGTTTTCGTACCTCGACACGCCCGCGCTGCGCAACCAGCGCCCGTGCTACATCACCTACACCAACTCCGAAGTTCACGAAATCCTGAAGGAAGGCTTCGAGAAGTCGCCGATGTTCCAGGGCCGCATCAAGGGCCTGGGGCCGCGCTACTGCCCGTCGGTGGAGGACAAAATCAACCGCTTCGCCGACAAGGACCGCCACCAGATTTTTGTGGAGCCCGAAGGCTGGAGCACGGTGGAAGTGTACGTGAACGGCTTTTCGAGCAGCCTGCCCGAGGACGTGCAGTACCGCGCCCTGCGCAAAATTGCTGGCTTCGAAAACGCCAAGATGTTCCGCCCCGGCTACGCCATCGAGTACGACTTCTTCCCGCCGACGCAGCTCCAGCTCACCCTGGAAACCAAGCTGATCCAGAACCTCTACTTCGCGGGCCAGATCAACGGCACCACGGGCTACGAGGAGGCTGCCTGCCAGGGTCTCATGGCCGGCATCAACGCCCACAACAAGGTGCACGGCAAAGCGCCCTTCGTGCTGAAGCGGAGCGAAGCCTACATCGGCGTGCTCATCGACGACCTCGTGAACAAAGGCACCGACGAGCCCTACCGCATGTTCACGAGCCGCGCTGAGCACCGCCTGCTACTACGTCAGGACAACGCCGACCTGCGCCTCACTCCGCTGGGCTACGAGTTGGGTTTGGCCTCGGAGGAGCGCATGCAGCTGGTGCGCGAAAAGGAGCAGCAGACCAAAGAAGTAGCCAAGCTGCTGAAGAATTTCGGCATCGAGGCCCAGGACATCAACGGCTGGCTCACCGAAATCGGCTCGGCTGTTATCAGCGAGAAAACCCGCGCCGTGAACTTGCTGCGCCGCCCTGGCATTGAGCTGCCGGCCCTGGCCCGCGTGCTGCCCGAGTTGACGTTGGCCCTGGCCCCGTACCGCCCCGACGCGCTGGAGCAGGCCGAAATTCTGGTGAAGTACGAGGCCTACCTGGAGAAGGAGCACCAGCAGGCCGCCCGCGTACAGGAGCTGGAAAACTTCGTGATTCAGGGCCGCCTCGACTACACCGCCATGCCGGCCCTCTCGCACGAAGCCCGCGAGAAGTTGCTCAAAATTCAGCCCGAAACCTTGGGCCAGGCCTCGCGCATCAGCGGTGTCTCGCCGGCCGATGTGTCGGTGCTGATGGTGTATCTGGGGCGGTGA
- a CDS encoding DUF4385 domain-containing protein, with the protein MPFNYNQDFRSLDLRQHPELYRVGKGEQGVLLVQPYKGEILPHWRFRTPAVARESSETIYGLFEAYLKANDFVGADMARKFLQMGFTRARRYANHQGGKKYDGPVPADKKGQSGAHGRPELPRTPEDPEKAEAAAIFKRKWDEAKQHPEYLRQRAEFEARYGK; encoded by the coding sequence ATGCCATTCAACTACAACCAGGATTTCCGTTCTCTCGACTTGCGCCAGCACCCCGAGTTGTACCGCGTGGGCAAAGGCGAGCAGGGCGTGCTACTGGTACAGCCTTATAAAGGCGAGATCCTGCCCCACTGGCGCTTCCGGACCCCGGCTGTGGCCCGGGAGTCTTCCGAAACAATTTACGGGCTATTTGAGGCCTATCTGAAGGCAAACGATTTTGTGGGTGCCGATATGGCCCGCAAATTTCTGCAGATGGGCTTCACGCGGGCCCGGCGCTATGCCAACCACCAAGGCGGCAAAAAATACGATGGTCCTGTGCCGGCGGATAAAAAAGGCCAGAGCGGAGCCCACGGCCGCCCCGAGCTGCCTCGCACTCCTGAAGACCCCGAAAAAGCGGAGGCTGCAGCCATCTTTAAGCGCAAGTGGGATGAGGCTAAGCAGCATCCGGAGTACCTGCGGCAACGTGCCGAATTTGAAGCCCGCTACGGGAAGTGA
- a CDS encoding GNAT family N-acetyltransferase, whose translation MSATPHPIRIIPGPALDYYLGQGYYRMHQDLFTCRFLPIENELYTVHWLRLELARVHYGPEQRRLLRLTERFTVRRRPFRLTAELEELYAAYRQSISFDAPPTVEAFLLAGATHNVFSTEVLEIRDEARLVAAGIFDTGARTLAGIMNFYHPEYRKFSLGKVLMLLKLEHARALGHFYYYPGYVVHNYPKFDYKLFPCPAATEVFDCLTGQWLPFSWPEVNRQAAELMTDWNEDDFAPDDEA comes from the coding sequence ATGTCCGCTACTCCGCATCCTATCCGCATTATACCCGGCCCGGCGCTGGACTATTACCTCGGCCAGGGCTACTACCGCATGCACCAGGACCTGTTTACCTGCCGGTTCCTGCCCATCGAAAACGAGCTGTACACGGTGCACTGGCTACGGCTGGAACTGGCTCGCGTGCATTACGGCCCCGAGCAGCGCCGCCTGCTGCGCCTCACTGAGCGGTTTACGGTACGGCGGCGGCCGTTCCGGCTCACGGCCGAGCTGGAGGAGTTGTATGCTGCATACCGCCAGTCCATTTCCTTCGATGCGCCGCCCACAGTGGAGGCTTTTCTGCTGGCCGGCGCAACCCACAACGTGTTCAGCACCGAGGTGCTGGAAATCCGGGATGAGGCCCGGCTGGTAGCAGCCGGCATCTTCGATACCGGGGCCCGCACGCTGGCCGGCATCATGAACTTCTACCACCCCGAGTACCGTAAGTTCAGTTTGGGCAAGGTGCTCATGCTGCTGAAGCTGGAGCACGCCCGCGCCCTGGGCCACTTCTACTATTACCCCGGCTACGTGGTCCACAACTACCCCAAGTTCGACTACAAGCTGTTCCCCTGCCCGGCCGCCACGGAGGTGTTCGACTGCCTGACCGGGCAGTGGCTGCCGTTCTCCTGGCCGGAGGTAAACCGCCAAGCGGCTGAGCTAATGACTGATTGGAACGAGGACGACTTCGCGCCCGACGACGAAGCGTGA
- the ybeY gene encoding rRNA maturation RNase YbeY yields MSDLPTEHNDQEDDDFGRDEGSGIEFLVEDVDFKVADAEELTSWIERVAEVHEYEIVQLTYIFCSDEYLHKVNVEYLDHDTYTDVITFDNADDADIIEGDIFISVDRVRENAVTHGVTFRDELHRVMIHGVLHLLGYADKDLLSQTAMRKKEDDCLSLRTF; encoded by the coding sequence ATGAGCGACCTGCCTACCGAGCACAACGACCAGGAAGACGATGATTTCGGCCGCGACGAAGGCTCGGGCATCGAGTTTCTGGTGGAAGATGTAGACTTCAAAGTCGCTGATGCCGAGGAGCTGACGTCTTGGATTGAGCGAGTAGCTGAGGTGCACGAGTACGAAATTGTGCAGCTCACCTACATTTTCTGCTCCGATGAGTATCTGCACAAGGTAAACGTGGAGTACCTCGACCACGATACCTACACCGATGTCATCACCTTCGACAACGCCGACGACGCCGACATCATCGAGGGCGACATCTTCATTTCGGTGGACCGGGTGCGCGAAAACGCCGTCACCCACGGCGTTACGTTCCGCGACGAACTGCACCGCGTCATGATTCACGGTGTGCTCCACCTGCTCGGCTACGCTGATAAGGACCTGCTCAGCCAGACCGCCATGCGCAAAAAGGAAGACGACTGCCTTTCGCTACGCACGTTCTAA
- a CDS encoding inorganic phosphate transporter has translation MFGLEPHVLLLLILCLVAACAFEFVNGFHDTANAVATVIYTNSLRPWVAVVWSAFWNFIGVLTGGIAVAMGIVYLLPVESLVDQNVYHGIAMVGALIIAAIIWNVGTWYYGLPSSSSHALIGSILGVGIAFSLLPGGQNAAVNWSKAGETGIALLVGPLLGFSLTIGLMFLLKRFVRSKAIFKEPHKRKPPPIWIRLILISTCTLVSFFHGSNDGQKGVGLIMLILIGIVPVHFALNHNLNPLDMRDSLGRVEQVMQKLNTTELSAADRKLLTEVQAQTATLDQIFAGKTNVKQLPEQARFEIRKAILLLYNRAKKLVASERIPLSAADRKTYEDSIAQMRTFTDYAPWQVSLMVAVSLGLGTMIGWQRIVKTIGERIGKEHLTYAQGASSELVAAVMIGATTGYGLPSSTTHVLSSAIAGSMVANRGIKNLNPQMVRNIALAWVLTLPVTMALSGGLFLLFRAFVD, from the coding sequence ATGTTTGGCTTAGAGCCTCACGTGCTGCTGCTGCTAATTCTCTGTCTGGTAGCGGCCTGCGCGTTCGAATTTGTCAATGGCTTCCACGATACGGCTAACGCCGTAGCAACAGTTATCTACACCAACTCGCTGCGGCCCTGGGTGGCCGTGGTCTGGTCGGCGTTCTGGAACTTCATTGGCGTACTTACCGGTGGCATTGCCGTGGCCATGGGCATCGTGTATCTGCTGCCCGTCGAAAGCCTCGTCGATCAGAACGTGTATCATGGCATTGCCATGGTAGGCGCCCTGATTATTGCGGCCATTATCTGGAATGTAGGCACCTGGTACTACGGACTGCCCTCGTCTTCCTCGCATGCTCTGATTGGGTCTATTCTGGGCGTGGGCATTGCGTTTTCGCTGCTACCCGGTGGCCAGAACGCAGCCGTGAACTGGAGCAAAGCCGGTGAAACCGGTATTGCGCTGCTCGTAGGCCCATTGCTGGGCTTCTCGCTCACCATCGGGCTGATGTTTCTGCTCAAGCGCTTCGTGCGTTCCAAGGCCATTTTCAAGGAGCCACACAAGCGCAAGCCGCCACCCATCTGGATTCGCCTGATTCTGATTTCTACCTGTACGCTGGTGAGCTTCTTTCACGGCTCCAACGATGGGCAGAAGGGCGTAGGCCTGATCATGCTCATCCTGATTGGTATTGTGCCGGTGCATTTTGCGCTCAACCACAACCTCAATCCGCTAGACATGCGCGACTCGCTGGGCCGGGTAGAGCAGGTGATGCAGAAGCTAAATACTACCGAACTGAGTGCCGCCGACCGGAAGCTGCTCACGGAAGTGCAGGCCCAAACTGCTACGCTGGACCAGATTTTTGCGGGCAAAACCAATGTAAAACAACTGCCGGAGCAGGCTCGGTTCGAAATTCGGAAAGCCATTTTGCTGCTGTACAACCGCGCCAAAAAGCTGGTGGCAAGCGAAAGAATTCCTCTCAGCGCCGCCGACCGCAAGACGTACGAGGACAGTATTGCCCAGATGCGCACTTTCACGGACTATGCCCCCTGGCAGGTGTCGCTGATGGTGGCTGTTTCGCTGGGCTTGGGCACCATGATAGGCTGGCAGCGCATCGTGAAGACGATAGGCGAGCGTATCGGGAAGGAGCACCTGACCTATGCACAGGGTGCTTCCTCGGAGCTCGTAGCCGCCGTCATGATTGGTGCCACTACTGGCTATGGTCTGCCCTCGTCTACCACGCACGTGCTGTCGTCGGCTATTGCCGGCTCCATGGTAGCTAACCGCGGCATCAAGAATCTGAACCCGCAGATGGTGCGCAACATTGCGCTGGCCTGGGTGCTAACACTGCCCGTTACTATGGCCCTGTCAGGTGGGCTGTTCCTCTTATTCCGAGCCTTCGTAGACTAG
- a CDS encoding ATP-binding protein — MKQVKIQIPSLVENIRVVESFIDNSKDTFHIEDDIYGNIMVAVTEAVNNAIRHGNKFDKDKNVYLSLFVEQDKVKFEIEDEGSGFDYTNLIDPTAPENLENPGGRGIFLIRHLADEVEFHKDGRNVQLTFLLPAPSESESAINGAETTSH; from the coding sequence ATGAAGCAGGTTAAAATTCAGATTCCTTCTCTTGTTGAGAATATTCGTGTGGTTGAAAGTTTTATCGATAATTCGAAAGACACTTTCCACATCGAGGACGACATCTACGGCAACATTATGGTGGCCGTCACCGAGGCCGTCAACAACGCTATCCGCCACGGCAACAAGTTCGATAAAGACAAAAACGTCTATTTGTCGTTGTTCGTGGAGCAGGACAAGGTGAAGTTTGAGATAGAAGACGAAGGCTCGGGCTTCGACTATACCAACCTGATTGATCCTACGGCACCCGAAAACCTGGAGAACCCAGGTGGCCGCGGCATTTTCCTCATCCGGCATCTTGCCGACGAAGTGGAGTTCCACAAAGATGGCCGCAACGTGCAGCTCACGTTTCTGCTGCCCGCGCCTTCTGAGTCCGAATCGGCTATCAACGGCGCTGAAACTACCTCTCACTAG
- a CDS encoding Ig-like domain-containing domain, giving the protein MSARANLLLLFSVAAGVAGCASISSPQGGPRDVTPPKLVSSSPANGARNARTQEIRLVFSEPVQVKDLQKNLIIAPTIAEDNKYKVREERNAITLLFEKPLEENTTYSFNFGTSISDITESLPAAEATVSFSTGAVLDSGAVQGTVRDLLTQKPADAAAVLLYPETDTAALRKGKPYYLARTDKAGAYKLRNLKAGRYRLYALADKNQNTRYDEGEKIAYLPQPVTIGPRPDTVQLELVRPDARRPLVSGQQAAPTQYRVSYNEGLRTAVLAPLGGATTPALSEAIQLAEAGRTVALFRTAALTEGRYLLAATDSAGNTGRDTINVKFQGTAPSRRPPIYSVEGNPREVYRQGEVRFIFTEPVRIATGKPFATLQEDSTARRPLVLGTDGTLNPDRSRLTVLLNTKAKSILTLRLDTINLTTISGQRLAAKPLRLRVTEQSGTGSLAGTIQTKYKRYDVQLLDAQGTIVATLNSPRATFRFDRMAPGAYTIRVLIDADADGRWRGADPKLLLPPEPVYLLPQPVQVRANWEVEDLRLAF; this is encoded by the coding sequence ATGTCCGCTCGCGCTAATCTTCTTCTTCTGTTTTCGGTGGCGGCTGGTGTGGCGGGCTGTGCCTCTATCAGTTCGCCGCAGGGTGGCCCGCGCGACGTGACGCCGCCTAAGCTAGTCAGTTCTTCGCCGGCCAATGGTGCCCGCAACGCACGCACGCAGGAAATACGACTGGTGTTTTCAGAGCCTGTGCAGGTGAAGGATCTGCAGAAGAACCTCATCATTGCGCCCACCATTGCCGAAGACAACAAGTACAAGGTACGCGAGGAGCGCAACGCCATAACGCTGCTGTTTGAGAAACCGCTCGAGGAAAACACCACGTACTCGTTCAACTTCGGCACCTCTATTTCCGATATTACGGAGAGCCTGCCCGCAGCCGAGGCCACGGTGAGTTTCAGCACCGGGGCCGTACTGGACTCGGGCGCGGTACAGGGCACCGTCCGCGACCTGCTGACCCAGAAACCGGCTGATGCCGCCGCGGTACTCCTCTATCCGGAAACTGACACGGCAGCCTTGCGCAAGGGCAAACCCTACTATCTGGCCCGCACCGACAAGGCCGGCGCTTACAAACTGCGCAACCTGAAAGCCGGCCGTTACCGTCTCTATGCTCTGGCCGACAAAAACCAGAACACCCGCTACGACGAAGGGGAGAAAATAGCCTACCTGCCCCAGCCGGTCACCATCGGCCCACGCCCCGATACGGTTCAGCTGGAACTGGTACGCCCCGATGCCCGCCGGCCATTGGTGAGCGGGCAGCAGGCAGCTCCTACTCAATACCGTGTCAGCTACAACGAAGGGTTGCGTACCGCGGTGCTGGCCCCCCTGGGCGGCGCAACTACGCCGGCCTTGTCTGAAGCCATCCAGCTAGCAGAAGCAGGCCGCACCGTCGCGCTTTTCCGGACTGCAGCTCTCACGGAAGGCCGCTACCTGCTGGCTGCCACCGATAGCGCCGGCAACACCGGCCGCGACACTATCAACGTGAAGTTTCAGGGAACTGCCCCAAGTCGCCGCCCACCTATCTATTCGGTAGAGGGCAATCCGCGCGAAGTATACCGGCAGGGTGAAGTCCGCTTTATCTTCACGGAGCCTGTCCGAATTGCTACGGGCAAGCCTTTTGCGACCTTGCAGGAAGACTCCACGGCACGCCGGCCGCTGGTGCTCGGCACAGATGGCACTCTGAACCCCGACCGGTCGCGCCTGACGGTTCTGCTCAATACCAAGGCCAAATCCATCCTCACGCTGCGCCTCGATACGATTAACCTTACTACTATATCGGGGCAGCGGCTGGCCGCAAAACCGTTGCGGCTGCGTGTCACGGAGCAATCTGGAACGGGCAGTCTGGCAGGTACCATTCAAACCAAGTACAAACGCTACGATGTACAGCTGCTTGATGCGCAAGGTACCATCGTCGCCACTCTAAACAGCCCCCGCGCCACCTTCCGCTTCGACCGGATGGCCCCAGGCGCTTACACCATCCGGGTCCTGATTGATGCCGATGCCGATGGCCGCTGGCGGGGTGCCGATCCTAAGTTGTTGCTGCCTCCTGAGCCGGTATATCTGCTGCCCCAGCCGGTGCAAGTGCGCGCCAACTGGGAAGTGGAAGACCTACGCCTCGCATTTTAG
- a CDS encoding class I SAM-dependent methyltransferase: MVSYLRVSPGGGTLSWPNQYNQSESVVYERLEKCPVCGKTEFRNKLVVEDKSVSKESFAIQQCVACSFQFTNPRPDAAHIGRYYESDEYVSHNSGAGGLINQAYKVARFFTMRRKVGLLNRLAPRKGRLFDYGCGTGHFLAAAKGNGWQVAGWEPNARAREEATERVGQPVGTESLVSYQTGFFDAITLWHVLEHVHSLNETLTQLISLLKPDGVLLIAVPNVESLDAQHYRQDWAAYDVPRHLYHFSPKTMTQLLKKHKLTVLETLPMALDAYYVSMLSEKHRAERNGGMLSVLKAGYKSNQYAAQHEGQYSSLIYVAAKR; this comes from the coding sequence TTGGTTTCGTACCTTCGTGTTTCGCCGGGCGGCGGCACCTTGTCGTGGCCCAATCAGTATAATCAATCCGAGTCTGTGGTTTACGAGCGTTTGGAGAAGTGCCCGGTCTGTGGCAAAACGGAGTTTCGCAACAAGCTGGTCGTAGAAGATAAGTCCGTCAGCAAGGAGAGTTTCGCCATCCAGCAGTGCGTGGCTTGCTCTTTTCAGTTCACTAACCCGCGCCCCGATGCGGCGCATATCGGCCGCTACTACGAGTCGGACGAATATGTGTCGCACAACAGCGGGGCGGGCGGGCTCATCAACCAAGCCTACAAGGTGGCGCGCTTCTTCACGATGCGCCGCAAGGTGGGCCTGCTCAACCGCTTGGCTCCACGCAAAGGCCGCCTCTTCGATTATGGATGCGGCACAGGACATTTTTTGGCGGCGGCCAAAGGCAACGGCTGGCAGGTGGCGGGCTGGGAGCCCAATGCCCGTGCCCGCGAAGAAGCAACGGAGCGGGTAGGCCAGCCTGTAGGTACCGAAAGCCTAGTATCGTATCAGACCGGTTTCTTCGATGCCATTACGCTCTGGCACGTGCTCGAGCATGTACACAGCCTCAACGAAACCCTGACGCAGCTTATTAGCCTGCTGAAGCCTGATGGTGTGCTGCTGATTGCAGTGCCGAACGTGGAAAGCCTTGATGCCCAGCACTACCGCCAGGACTGGGCCGCCTACGATGTGCCGCGCCACCTCTACCATTTCAGCCCCAAAACTATGACGCAGCTGCTCAAAAAGCACAAGCTTACGGTGCTGGAAACGCTGCCTATGGCCCTAGATGCTTACTATGTGAGCATGCTCAGCGAAAAGCACCGAGCCGAGCGCAACGGCGGTATGCTGTCGGTGCTGAAGGCGGGGTACAAGTCTAACCAATACGCCGCGCAGCACGAGGGCCAGTATTCGAGCCTGATTTACGTAGCGGCCAAACGCTGA